In Sulfitobacter albidus, the following proteins share a genomic window:
- a CDS encoding HesA/MoeB/ThiF family protein: MLVLILAGVIWGLGVAMGTPRPARWTMIGLLLVAVIALNLVLPEGNPLRAATGGSAAPWLILAGLGGAVWGYSRVIRGVRERTGVDVRAPVLPAGQPDRFSDVELNRYARHIALREVGGAGQKALKDASVLVIGAGGLGAPVLQYLAAAGVGTIGVIDADTVENTNLHRQVIHRDDAIGMPKVFSAQREMEAQNPFVMVRPYNRRFDDSIAPELVAEYDLVLDGTDNFDTRYLVNATCVAARVPLISGALTQWEGQLSVFDPAGDAPCYSCVFPQAPEPGLVPSCAEAGVIGPLPGIVGSMMALEAIKVLTGAGTPLRGQMLIVDALHGENRTIGITRRPDCTTCGTPVAQGA, from the coding sequence ATGCTGGTATTGATCTTGGCCGGGGTGATCTGGGGCCTTGGCGTGGCGATGGGCACGCCAAGGCCTGCGCGGTGGACGATGATCGGTCTGTTGCTGGTGGCCGTGATCGCCCTGAACCTCGTACTGCCGGAGGGCAACCCGCTGCGCGCGGCGACCGGTGGGTCGGCGGCGCCGTGGTTGATCCTTGCGGGGCTGGGTGGTGCCGTCTGGGGGTATTCGCGCGTGATCCGTGGGGTCAGGGAGCGCACCGGCGTCGATGTGCGCGCGCCTGTCCTGCCGGCCGGGCAGCCCGACCGTTTTTCCGATGTCGAGCTGAACCGTTACGCGCGGCACATCGCGCTGCGCGAGGTGGGCGGCGCGGGTCAAAAGGCGCTCAAGGATGCGTCCGTGCTGGTGATCGGGGCCGGGGGCCTTGGCGCGCCGGTGCTGCAATACCTCGCGGCGGCGGGGGTGGGCACGATTGGCGTGATCGATGCGGATACGGTGGAGAATACGAACCTGCACCGGCAGGTGATCCACCGCGACGATGCCATCGGAATGCCCAAGGTGTTCTCGGCGCAGCGCGAGATGGAGGCGCAAAACCCCTTTGTCATGGTGCGCCCCTATAATCGCAGGTTCGACGACAGCATCGCGCCTGAGTTGGTGGCGGAATACGATCTGGTGCTCGACGGGACGGATAATTTTGACACGCGCTATCTGGTCAATGCGACCTGCGTCGCGGCGCGCGTGCCGCTGATATCCGGCGCGCTGACCCAGTGGGAGGGGCAGCTGAGCGTGTTCGATCCTGCGGGCGATGCGCCCTGCTATTCTTGTGTCTTTCCGCAAGCGCCCGAACCGGGTCTGGTGCCCTCCTGCGCGGAGGCGGGGGTGATCGGGCCCTTGCCCGGTATCGTTGGATCCATGATGGCGCTGGAGGCGATCAAGGTGCTGACGGGCGCTGGCACGCCGCTACGCGGTCAGATGCTGATCGTTGATGCGCTCCACGGCGAGAACCGCACGATCGGCATTACCCGGCGGCCCGATTGCACGACCTGCGGCACCCCCGTTGCGCAGGGCGCCTGA
- the dut gene encoding dUTP diphosphatase: protein MWEEGADRSLELPAYATSQAAGADLRANLPDRTAITLAPGQRALVPTGLRIALPEGWEAQIRPRSGLALQHGITLPNSPGTIDADYRGPLGVIVMNAGDATFRITHGMRIAQMVVAPAPQASFALVEALDETARGAGGFGSTGTE, encoded by the coding sequence ATGTGGGAGGAGGGGGCCGACCGGTCGCTGGAGCTTCCCGCCTATGCAACGTCCCAGGCGGCGGGTGCGGATCTGCGCGCCAACCTGCCTGACAGGACGGCGATCACGCTGGCACCGGGGCAACGCGCGCTGGTGCCCACCGGTCTGCGGATCGCGCTGCCCGAGGGGTGGGAGGCGCAGATCCGGCCCCGCTCGGGCCTTGCGCTGCAACACGGGATCACACTGCCCAACAGCCCCGGCACCATCGACGCCGATTACCGTGGACCGCTGGGGGTGATCGTGATGAACGCGGGCGATGCGACGTTTCGCATCACCCACGGCATGCGCATCGCGCAGATGGTGGTCGCGCCGGCGCCGCAGGCTAGCTTTGCCCTTGTGGAGGCGCTGGATGAGACGGCGCGGGGCGCGGGCGGCTTTGGCTCGACCGGAACGGAGTAG
- a CDS encoding RNA polymerase factor sigma-32 produces the protein MKAELLDAETELKLAYAWRDERCEQSLHRLITAYMRLAISMASKFKRYGAPMNDLIQEAGLGLMKAADKFDPDRGVRFSTYAVWWIKASIQDHVMRNWSMVRTGSTSSQKSLFFNMRRVQARLEREAAAVGETLDKHQLRQMISTEIGVPLHDVEMMEGRLSGSDYSLNATQSTEDEGREWIDALEDDSAQAAERVEDSHDTEKLRGWLVAALSDLNDREQFIVRERKLRDQPRTLESLGQELSLSKERVRQLEAAAFGKMRKSLEMQSQEVFHFLG, from the coding sequence ATGAAGGCGGAACTACTGGATGCGGAGACGGAGCTCAAGCTTGCCTACGCCTGGCGGGATGAGCGATGCGAGCAGAGCCTGCATCGTTTGATCACCGCCTACATGCGGTTGGCAATCTCCATGGCTTCGAAATTCAAACGCTACGGCGCCCCGATGAACGATCTGATCCAGGAGGCCGGGCTGGGCCTGATGAAAGCCGCCGATAAATTCGACCCCGATCGCGGCGTTCGGTTTTCGACCTATGCAGTGTGGTGGATCAAGGCATCGATCCAGGATCACGTGATGCGCAATTGGTCGATGGTGCGCACCGGCTCGACATCGTCGCAGAAATCCCTGTTTTTCAACATGCGCCGGGTTCAGGCGCGGCTGGAGCGGGAAGCCGCCGCGGTAGGTGAGACCCTCGACAAGCACCAGCTGCGGCAGATGATCTCGACAGAGATCGGCGTACCGCTGCACGATGTCGAGATGATGGAAGGGCGCCTTTCTGGGTCCGACTATTCGCTGAACGCGACCCAGTCGACAGAGGACGAGGGCCGCGAGTGGATCGACGCGCTGGAAGACGACAGTGCGCAGGCCGCCGAGCGCGTCGAGGACAGCCACGATACGGAAAAGCTGCGTGGCTGGCTGGTGGCGGCGCTGTCCGATCTGAACGATCGCGAGCAGTTCATCGTCCGCGAACGCAAGCTGCGCGATCAGCCCCGCACGCTTGAAAGCCTCGGGCAGGAGTTGAGCCTGAGCAAGGAGCGGGTGCGCCAGTTGGAAGCGGCGGCGTTCGGCAAGATGCGCAAATCGCTTGAGATGCAGTCGCAAGAGGTGTTCCATTTCCTCGGATGA
- a CDS encoding histidine phosphatase family protein translates to MTVWHWVRHGPTHEKTFVGWRDVPADLSDTAFLARVRAALPGRALLISSDLIRARDTADALAGPSHTRLPDTADLREIDFGVWDGMRFDAVAARDPRLSRDFWEKPGDVQAPEGESWNQTRARVDAVVDRLNAAHPDSHIIAVAHFGVVLTQVQRALGVTAYEAMAHKIDNISITTVAHDAGDWRVERINHVA, encoded by the coding sequence ATGACCGTCTGGCACTGGGTGCGTCACGGCCCGACCCACGAAAAAACCTTTGTCGGCTGGCGCGATGTGCCCGCAGATCTCAGCGATACTGCCTTCCTCGCGCGGGTGCGCGCCGCGCTGCCCGGCCGTGCGCTGCTGATCTCTTCGGATCTGATCCGCGCACGCGACACGGCGGATGCGCTGGCCGGCCCCTCGCACACCCGCCTGCCCGACACGGCGGATCTGCGCGAAATCGACTTTGGCGTGTGGGACGGCATGCGCTTTGATGCCGTCGCCGCCCGTGATCCCCGGCTCAGCCGCGATTTCTGGGAAAAGCCGGGCGATGTTCAGGCGCCCGAGGGGGAATCGTGGAACCAGACGCGCGCCCGTGTCGATGCGGTCGTCGACCGGCTCAACGCTGCGCATCCCGATAGCCATATCATCGCCGTCGCGCATTTCGGCGTCGTGCTGACGCAGGTGCAACGCGCCCTCGGTGTGACCGCCTATGAAGCGATGGCGCACAAGATCGACAATATCTCGATCACGACGGTCGCGCATGACGCGGGGGACTGGCGCGTCGAGCGGATCAATCACGTCGCGTGA
- a CDS encoding M3 family metallopeptidase: MTSPNPLLETWNTSFGLAPFDRISDDDFAPALDTALAAHAAEIAAIAQNPETPDFANTIEALEAAGRQLDQVLGVFFTVAGADSNPAREAMQRDFSPKLSAHSSAIASNKALFARIDAVWNSRDSLDLTDEQARVLMLTHRGFVRSGAALEGAEDTRLQEIKARLALLGTQFTQNLLADERSWFMELTEADLEGLPDFVVDAARAAGAEKGVDGPVVTLSRSLITPFLQSSPRRDLRERAHRAWVSRGANGGETDNRDIAAEILKLRQERATLLGYANFAEYKLETEMAKTPQAVRDLLMSVWAPAKAQAEADSAILQDMMRADGINDDLAPWDWHYYSAKRRAAEHDLDEAALKPYFQLDRMIEASFACAHRLFGLEFKPLDVPLYHPDCRAWEVTRNGAHVAVFIGDYFARGSKRSGAWCSAMRSQAKFPQAQAPVVINVCNFAKSDPALLSYDDARTLFHEFGHALHQMLSDVTYESVSGTSVARDFVELPSQLYEHWLEVPEVLGEYATHARTGEAMPKELLDKVLGAATYDMGFQTVEYVASALVDLAFHDEGVPEDPMAKQAEVLARIGMPEAIVMRHATPHFAHVFAGDGYSSGYYSYMWSEVMDADAFEAFEDAGGPFDPERAAALEEHILSTGGSADAAELYVAFRGRLPGVEALLKGRGLAA; this comes from the coding sequence ATGACATCGCCCAACCCGCTGCTTGAGACCTGGAACACGTCCTTTGGCCTGGCGCCGTTCGACCGGATCAGCGACGACGATTTTGCCCCCGCGCTTGATACCGCGCTGGCCGCCCACGCAGCCGAGATCGCGGCGATCGCCCAGAACCCCGAAACGCCCGACTTCGCCAATACCATCGAGGCGCTTGAGGCCGCAGGCCGACAGCTGGACCAGGTGCTGGGCGTGTTCTTTACCGTGGCGGGGGCCGACAGCAATCCCGCGCGCGAGGCGATGCAGCGGGATTTCTCGCCCAAACTCTCGGCCCATTCGTCGGCGATTGCGTCGAACAAGGCGCTGTTTGCGCGCATCGACGCGGTCTGGAATAGCCGCGACTCCCTCGACCTTACGGATGAACAGGCGCGGGTGCTGATGCTGACCCACCGTGGTTTTGTCCGCTCGGGTGCCGCGCTGGAAGGCGCCGAGGACACCCGCCTGCAAGAGATCAAGGCGCGGCTGGCGCTGCTGGGCACTCAGTTCACGCAGAACCTTCTGGCGGATGAGCGGTCGTGGTTCATGGAGTTGACCGAAGCGGATCTGGAAGGGCTGCCGGATTTTGTCGTCGATGCCGCCCGTGCCGCCGGGGCTGAAAAAGGGGTGGATGGCCCCGTTGTGACGTTGTCGCGCTCGCTCATCACGCCATTCCTGCAATCCTCCCCGCGCCGTGATCTGCGCGAACGCGCGCATCGCGCATGGGTTTCGCGCGGGGCGAACGGCGGCGAGACGGACAACCGCGACATCGCCGCCGAAATCCTCAAGCTGCGGCAGGAGCGTGCCACCCTGCTGGGCTACGCCAATTTTGCCGAATACAAGCTTGAAACAGAGATGGCCAAGACACCGCAGGCGGTGCGCGATCTGCTGATGTCGGTCTGGGCGCCCGCCAAAGCGCAGGCGGAGGCCGACAGCGCCATTTTGCAGGACATGATGCGCGCGGATGGGATCAACGATGATCTGGCGCCGTGGGACTGGCATTACTATTCGGCCAAGCGGCGCGCGGCGGAGCATGATCTGGATGAGGCCGCGCTGAAGCCCTATTTCCAGCTGGATCGCATGATCGAAGCGTCGTTCGCCTGTGCGCACCGGCTCTTCGGGTTGGAGTTCAAACCGCTCGACGTGCCGCTTTATCACCCCGATTGCCGGGCGTGGGAGGTGACGCGGAACGGGGCGCATGTGGCGGTGTTCATCGGCGACTATTTCGCGCGCGGCTCCAAACGCTCGGGCGCGTGGTGCTCGGCCATGCGCAGCCAGGCGAAATTCCCGCAAGCGCAGGCGCCGGTGGTCATCAACGTGTGCAATTTTGCCAAATCGGATCCCGCGCTGCTGAGCTATGACGACGCGCGCACGTTGTTTCATGAGTTCGGCCACGCGCTGCACCAGATGTTGTCGGATGTGACTTATGAAAGCGTCAGCGGCACGTCGGTCGCGCGCGATTTTGTGGAATTGCCCAGCCAGCTCTACGAGCATTGGCTGGAGGTGCCCGAAGTGCTGGGCGAATACGCGACCCACGCGCGCACGGGCGAGGCGATGCCGAAGGAGCTGCTCGACAAGGTGTTGGGGGCGGCGACCTACGACATGGGGTTCCAGACGGTGGAATACGTGGCCTCGGCGCTGGTGGATCTGGCGTTTCACGACGAGGGCGTGCCGGAGGATCCGATGGCGAAACAGGCGGAGGTTCTGGCGCGGATCGGGATGCCCGAGGCCATCGTGATGCGCCATGCCACGCCACATTTTGCGCATGTCTTCGCGGGCGACGGCTATTCCAGCGGGTATTACAGCTACATGTGGTCGGAGGTGATGGATGCCGACGCGTTCGAGGCATTCGAGGACGCGGGCGGCCCGTTCGACCCCGAACGTGCGGCGGCGCTGGAGGAGCATATCCTGTCGACCGGCGGCAGCGCCGATGCGGCAGAGCTCTATGTCGCGTTCCGGGGCCGTCTGCCGGGGGTCGAGGCGTTGCTGAAGGGGCGCGGGCTGGCCGCCTAG
- a CDS encoding ChaN family lipoprotein — translation MKTGSGFLRFGAVLGAALFFAQTLLAEVPATARAADIVFLGEQHDNPDHHARQAEWVAALAPRALVFEMLTPRQAQRGAREDRADARALEGALEWESSGWPDFAMYHPIFRAAPDAALYGAGVPRAQVRRALERPLAENPLSARYGLDRPAPQAEQAQREAGQDAAHCGMLPAEMLPVMVDAQRLRDMTLADAALRALDETGGPVVVITGNGHARLDWGAPALVVRAAPEVSVFSLLQGEAGGTPPGGGSLTLDAPAPASGDPCAAFRD, via the coding sequence ATGAAGACGGGTAGCGGTTTTTTGAGATTTGGCGCGGTCCTTGGGGCCGCGCTTTTCTTTGCGCAGACGCTGTTGGCCGAGGTGCCGGCGACCGCGCGCGCGGCTGATATCGTTTTCCTGGGCGAACAGCACGACAATCCCGACCACCATGCGCGGCAGGCTGAATGGGTGGCGGCCCTTGCGCCGCGCGCGCTGGTGTTTGAAATGCTCACGCCCCGGCAGGCGCAGCGCGGCGCCCGCGAGGACCGTGCGGATGCGCGCGCACTGGAGGGCGCATTGGAGTGGGAATCGTCGGGCTGGCCCGATTTTGCGATGTATCATCCGATATTCCGCGCCGCGCCGGATGCCGCGCTCTACGGGGCGGGTGTGCCGCGTGCGCAGGTGCGACGCGCGCTGGAACGGCCTCTCGCCGAAAACCCGCTATCGGCGCGCTATGGGCTGGATCGCCCGGCCCCGCAGGCCGAGCAGGCGCAGCGCGAGGCCGGGCAGGACGCGGCGCATTGCGGGATGCTTCCGGCAGAAATGCTGCCCGTGATGGTGGACGCGCAACGTCTGCGTGACATGACGCTTGCCGATGCCGCGCTGCGCGCGCTCGATGAGACGGGCGGTCCGGTGGTGGTGATTACGGGCAACGGTCACGCCCGGCTTGATTGGGGCGCGCCTGCGCTGGTGGTCCGTGCGGCGCCCGAAGTGTCGGTATTCTCGCTCTTGCAGGGGGAGGCTGGCGGCACGCCGCCGGGGGGCGGATCGCTGACGTTGGATGCGCCCGCGCCCGCCAGCGGCGATCCCTGCGCGGCCTTTCGCGACTGA
- the coaBC gene encoding bifunctional phosphopantothenoylcysteine decarboxylase/phosphopantothenate--cysteine ligase CoaBC yields the protein MLAGKHVLLIIGGGIAAFKSLDLIRRLRERGATVTPVLTRAGEEFVTPLSVSALAGTKVFRDLFDLGDEAEMGHIQLSRVADLVVVAPATADLMAKMAQGHANDLASTLLLATDTPVLIAPAMNVRMWEHAATQRNLATLQGDGIAVVGPNEGDMACGEYGPGRMAEPLEIVAAIEARLADGPLKGKRVLVTSGPTHEPIDPVRYIANRSSGAQGTAVARALAALGARVVFITGPADVPPPEGVEVVRVQTAREMQAAVAAALPVDAGVFAAAVADWHVATATDRKLKKSKDGLPTLAFAENPDILREVSQRAEGRPALVVGFAAETDDVIENATAKRLRKGCDWIVANDVSPATGIMGGAENAVTLITDAGAETWPRMAKDAVARKLAERIAQALVG from the coding sequence ATGCTGGCTGGCAAACATGTTCTGCTGATTATCGGCGGCGGGATCGCGGCGTTCAAATCGCTGGATCTGATCCGGCGTCTGCGCGAACGCGGCGCCACGGTAACGCCGGTGCTGACGCGCGCGGGCGAGGAGTTCGTCACGCCCCTATCCGTCTCTGCTCTGGCCGGGACGAAGGTGTTTCGCGATCTCTTTGATCTGGGTGATGAGGCGGAGATGGGCCATATCCAGCTGAGCCGCGTGGCCGATCTGGTCGTCGTGGCCCCGGCGACCGCCGATCTGATGGCCAAGATGGCGCAGGGGCACGCGAATGATCTGGCCTCTACCCTGTTGCTGGCGACGGACACGCCCGTGCTGATCGCCCCGGCGATGAACGTGCGGATGTGGGAGCACGCGGCCACCCAGCGCAACCTTGCGACGCTGCAGGGGGACGGCATCGCCGTGGTGGGGCCCAATGAGGGCGATATGGCCTGCGGGGAATACGGCCCCGGACGGATGGCGGAACCGCTGGAGATCGTGGCGGCGATCGAGGCGCGGCTGGCCGATGGGCCGCTGAAGGGCAAGCGGGTGCTTGTCACCTCGGGCCCCACGCATGAGCCGATTGATCCCGTGCGCTATATCGCCAATCGGTCGTCCGGCGCGCAGGGGACGGCGGTGGCGCGGGCGTTGGCGGCGCTGGGCGCGCGGGTGGTGTTCATCACCGGCCCGGCGGATGTGCCTCCGCCCGAAGGGGTTGAGGTGGTGCGCGTGCAGACTGCCCGCGAGATGCAGGCGGCGGTCGCGGCCGCGTTGCCCGTGGATGCCGGTGTCTTTGCCGCCGCCGTGGCCGATTGGCACGTGGCCACCGCCACGGACCGCAAGCTGAAAAAATCAAAGGACGGTTTGCCGACGCTCGCGTTTGCGGAGAACCCGGATATCCTGCGCGAGGTCAGCCAGCGCGCGGAGGGCCGACCCGCTCTGGTTGTAGGTTTTGCCGCCGAGACCGATGACGTGATCGAAAACGCCACCGCCAAGCGGCTGCGCAAGGGGTGTGACTGGATCGTGGCAAATGATGTCTCTCCCGCGACGGGGATCATGGGCGGGGCGGAGAATGCCGTGACGCTGATCACCGACGCCGGGGCGGAGACGTGGCCGCGCATGGCCAAGGACGCCGTCGCGCGCAAGCTGGCCGAGCGGATCGCGCAGGCGCTGGTCGGGTGA